In one Shewanella loihica PV-4 genomic region, the following are encoded:
- a CDS encoding bifunctional aspartate kinase/homoserine dehydrogenase II, producing the protein MTRCHLHKFGGSSLADADCYRRVAHILLTHGHSDDLIVVSAAGKSTNFLYRLLELCDTDQLWQEELQVLVSYQQNLIEQLLSNEQARSLRERLATDKSQLTSLLSLDELNDYQRNQVVSFGERWSSCLLAALLRESGVAATDVDARTLLVADEGAVPQIRLGESRQKVQALLEAHPQERLVITGFICANEQGDTLLLGRNGSDFSATLLASLADIERVTIWTDVEGVFNADPNRINDAKLLKSMSLTEANRLAHLGSPVLHNRTLQPLFDTEVSLAVRSSYAPHTDFTLIAPKSSSASAPVVTSLSSVSLFSLTISVELPQLLACFAQAGLTPLAYWSLAHGRAELAFTHENQKQAQAIFEAKRSELGIDELQLRDDLGLVALVSADASLYRRGFSRLLSREAHPLCNDGLSLVTLVPKAQVNLLTQKVHRRCAGPRKRIGVLLLGIGNIGEAWIDLFKRARPVLNKELEVSVELVGLLSSKKALLSETDIDLSSWQQAFEERGTGWQYTHLFEQLQALNCDELIALDISASADLTLQYPEFFARGIHIVSANKLAGSGPLAFYQELKQQLGNRRLFWRYNASCGAGLPVQHALNDLHNSGDSIEAVGGIFSGTLCWLFEHYDAKKPFSELVLEAKGLGITEPDPRDDLSGRDMQRKLLILAREIGYDIELDDIELESLVPTKLAEIPLDDFIKRMAELDGEMLQQYQAAAEQNKVLRYVASLDSEQGQLKAKVGIQWVDRSHPYANLTPGDNVFVIRSDFYQDNPLIIRGPGAGREVTAAAVQSDLAQICRDLLQE; encoded by the coding sequence ATGACACGATGTCATTTGCATAAGTTTGGTGGTTCTAGTTTAGCGGATGCAGATTGTTACCGCCGCGTCGCCCACATTTTACTGACCCATGGCCACAGCGATGATCTTATCGTGGTGTCGGCTGCGGGTAAGAGTACCAATTTCCTATATCGCCTGCTGGAGCTGTGCGACACAGATCAGCTGTGGCAGGAAGAGTTACAGGTGCTGGTGAGTTACCAGCAGAACCTGATCGAGCAGCTGCTCTCCAACGAGCAGGCCCGCAGCCTGAGAGAACGACTGGCCACCGACAAGTCGCAGCTGACCAGCCTGCTGTCGCTGGATGAACTGAACGACTATCAACGCAACCAGGTGGTGAGTTTCGGCGAGCGCTGGTCTTCCTGTCTGCTGGCGGCGCTGCTGCGCGAGTCTGGCGTGGCGGCGACCGATGTCGATGCCCGCACCCTACTGGTCGCCGATGAAGGCGCCGTGCCGCAGATCCGCCTTGGCGAGTCACGCCAGAAGGTGCAGGCACTGCTCGAGGCTCATCCCCAGGAGCGTCTGGTGATCACCGGCTTTATCTGCGCCAACGAGCAGGGCGATACCCTGCTGCTGGGCCGTAACGGCTCAGATTTTAGCGCCACCTTACTGGCTAGCCTGGCGGATATCGAACGTGTCACCATCTGGACAGATGTGGAAGGGGTGTTCAACGCCGACCCTAACCGAATTAACGATGCCAAGTTGCTTAAGAGTATGTCGCTCACCGAGGCCAACCGCCTGGCGCACCTTGGCTCTCCGGTGCTGCATAACCGCACTCTGCAGCCATTGTTCGACACCGAAGTCAGCCTGGCGGTGCGTTCAAGCTACGCACCCCATACAGATTTTACCCTGATCGCCCCTAAGAGCTCCTCGGCCAGTGCCCCTGTGGTGACCAGCCTCTCCAGCGTCAGTCTGTTTAGCTTGACCATATCGGTCGAACTGCCTCAGCTGCTGGCCTGTTTTGCCCAGGCAGGTTTGACGCCACTGGCCTATTGGTCGTTGGCCCACGGTCGCGCCGAACTGGCCTTTACCCATGAGAATCAGAAGCAGGCCCAGGCGATCTTCGAGGCCAAGCGCAGCGAACTTGGAATCGATGAGTTACAGCTGCGTGACGATCTCGGCCTGGTGGCCCTGGTAAGCGCCGATGCCAGCCTCTATCGCCGCGGCTTCTCGCGTCTGTTGAGCCGTGAGGCCCATCCTCTGTGTAATGATGGCCTTAGCCTGGTGACTCTGGTGCCTAAGGCGCAGGTGAACCTGTTGACCCAGAAGGTGCACAGACGCTGCGCCGGTCCGCGCAAGCGTATCGGTGTCCTGCTGCTGGGCATAGGCAACATAGGCGAAGCCTGGATCGATCTCTTCAAGCGGGCTCGCCCAGTGCTCAATAAGGAGCTTGAGGTCAGCGTCGAGCTGGTGGGACTCTTGAGTTCCAAGAAGGCGCTGCTGAGCGAGACAGATATTGATTTAAGCAGCTGGCAGCAGGCCTTCGAGGAGCGCGGTACCGGTTGGCAGTACACCCATCTGTTTGAGCAGTTGCAGGCACTAAATTGCGATGAGTTGATCGCCCTGGACATCAGCGCCAGCGCCGATCTCACCCTGCAATATCCCGAGTTTTTTGCCCGCGGCATTCATATCGTCAGTGCCAACAAGCTGGCGGGTTCTGGGCCGCTGGCCTTCTATCAGGAGCTGAAACAGCAACTGGGTAATCGCCGTCTGTTCTGGCGTTATAACGCCAGCTGTGGTGCGGGCCTGCCGGTGCAACATGCGCTAAATGATCTGCATAACAGCGGTGACAGCATAGAGGCGGTCGGCGGCATCTTCTCCGGTACCCTGTGCTGGCTGTTCGAGCACTATGACGCCAAGAAACCCTTCTCCGAGCTGGTGCTGGAGGCCAAGGGGCTGGGTATTACCGAGCCGGATCCCCGCGACGACCTCTCCGGCCGGGACATGCAGCGCAAGTTGCTGATCTTGGCCCGTGAGATAGGTTACGACATTGAGCTGGACGATATCGAGCTGGAGTCTCTGGTGCCGACTAAGCTGGCCGAGATCCCGCTGGATGATTTCATCAAGCGTATGGCGGAGCTCGATGGCGAGATGTTGCAGCAGTATCAGGCGGCTGCCGAGCAGAACAAGGTGCTCAGGTATGTGGCGTCATTGGATTCAGAACAGGGCCAGCTCAAGGCCAAGGTGGGGATCCAGTGGGTCGATAGGAGCCACCCGTATGCCAATTTGACGCCGGGCGATAATGTCTTCGTGATCCGCAGCGATTTCTATCAGGACAATCCGCTGATCATACGTGGCCCGGGCGCCGGGCGTGAGGTGACGGCTGCCGCGGTGCAGTCGGATCTGGCGCAGATCTGCCGGGATCTCCTGCAAGAATAA
- the metF gene encoding methylenetetrahydrofolate reductase, whose protein sequence is MAFHHAQHANSLNQSLSELNGDINVSFEFFPPATPEMETILWNSIRRLEPLKPKFVSVTYGANSGVRDRTHGVIERIQKETDLVAAPHLTLVDASDEELVELAKHYWNSGIRDIVALRGDLPAGSPKPTRFANDLVRLLKSVADFDISVAAYPEVHPDAPNAQADLINLKKKIDAGANRAITQFFFDVESYLRFRDRCVAAGIDVEIVPGILPVTNFTQLKRFAGMTNVSIPSWLHKQFEGLDDDPSTRQMVGANVAIDMVKVLSREGVKDFHFYTLNRAELTYAICHTLGVRPGK, encoded by the coding sequence ATGGCTTTTCATCACGCACAACACGCCAATTCATTGAATCAAAGCTTGTCTGAGCTTAATGGTGATATCAATGTGTCATTCGAGTTTTTCCCACCGGCCACCCCCGAGATGGAAACCATTCTGTGGAACTCCATCAGACGCCTGGAGCCGCTCAAGCCTAAGTTTGTCTCGGTAACCTATGGTGCCAACTCTGGTGTTCGCGATCGTACCCACGGGGTGATCGAGCGTATTCAGAAGGAGACAGATCTGGTGGCGGCGCCCCATCTGACCCTGGTCGATGCCAGCGATGAAGAGCTGGTCGAGCTGGCGAAGCACTACTGGAACTCGGGTATACGCGACATAGTTGCGCTACGTGGCGATCTACCCGCGGGCAGTCCTAAGCCGACCCGTTTTGCCAACGACCTGGTGCGCCTGCTTAAGTCTGTGGCCGACTTCGATATCTCGGTGGCGGCCTATCCTGAAGTGCACCCGGATGCGCCCAATGCCCAGGCGGATCTGATTAATCTTAAGAAGAAGATAGACGCGGGGGCCAACCGCGCCATCACCCAGTTCTTCTTCGATGTGGAGTCTTACCTGAGATTCAGAGACCGCTGCGTGGCCGCCGGTATCGACGTGGAGATAGTGCCGGGCATACTGCCAGTGACCAACTTTACTCAGCTGAAACGTTTCGCCGGCATGACCAATGTGTCTATCCCAAGCTGGCTGCATAAGCAGTTTGAAGGGCTCGACGATGACCCGTCGACCCGCCAGATGGTAGGGGCCAACGTGGCCATCGACATGGTCAAGGTGTTGTCTCGTGAAGGGGTGAAAGACTTCCACTTCTATACCCTGAACCGCGCCGAATTAACCTATGCCATCTGCCATACCCTTGGCGTAAGACCCGGTAAATAG
- a CDS encoding c-type cytochrome, giving the protein MLIGVTALFLSSQVMAANEMPPAAALCGSCHGPTGMGIEPIAPRIAGLSSEYIVKQIHLFQQGDRQNPSMTPMAMTVQGEAINQVADYFAAQPLPAFTPVVRGSQTSYQSAAETLVYQGDWQRTLPACVSCHGPSGIGGGQFPRLAGQQASYLKTQLMAWQSGTRKGDIDNMMGNIASKLSQDEIAALADYFATLK; this is encoded by the coding sequence ATGCTTATCGGAGTAACAGCGCTTTTCCTGAGTAGTCAGGTGATGGCCGCCAACGAGATGCCACCGGCCGCCGCCCTGTGTGGCAGTTGCCATGGCCCGACCGGGATGGGCATAGAGCCTATCGCGCCGCGTATCGCCGGACTCTCTTCCGAATATATTGTCAAGCAGATCCACCTGTTTCAGCAAGGCGACAGACAAAACCCCAGCATGACACCCATGGCGATGACGGTGCAGGGAGAGGCCATCAATCAGGTGGCAGATTACTTTGCCGCTCAGCCTTTGCCAGCCTTTACCCCAGTGGTGCGAGGTAGCCAGACTAGCTACCAGAGCGCGGCGGAAACCTTGGTCTATCAAGGGGACTGGCAGCGCACCCTGCCGGCCTGTGTCTCTTGCCATGGCCCCTCGGGGATAGGCGGAGGCCAGTTCCCGCGTCTGGCGGGGCAGCAGGCCAGCTATCTCAAGACACAGCTGATGGCCTGGCAGTCGGGCACGCGGAAGGGCGATATCGATAACATGATGGGCAATATCGCCAGCAAGTTGAGCCAAGATGAGATAGCGGCCCTGGCCGACTATTTTGCCACGTTGAAGTAG
- a CDS encoding c-type cytochrome, which translates to MTLSGLLFFALGNNVQAGDLPDKQAELKLAAPAQDADYLKMRSLATIPEGVFGDKVRLGYQLFVNTQQLRGQYVGNELNCVNCHMDAGRRANASPLWAAYLAYPAYRKKNDKVNSYQERIQGCFTYSMNGKAPESGSEPLVALSAYSYWLAMGGLMDKYGVTGAVPELSDAELLKGGKREDFVLPEAIAKATTLDERAKLPGRGFPAIPKPEQAYSPARGEQVYRAHCQSCHGENGEGLAMGGVYSLPPLWGPNSFNWGAGMHRVNTAANFIYENMPLGKSVQLSHQEAWDVAAFVVSHERPQDPRLEGDKVMELSKRYHQHQGYYGKSVGEGAVLGTQSYPINPVKQ; encoded by the coding sequence ATGACACTCAGCGGCCTACTCTTTTTTGCCCTTGGCAATAACGTACAGGCGGGTGACTTACCCGATAAGCAGGCTGAGCTGAAACTGGCGGCGCCAGCGCAGGATGCGGATTATCTTAAGATGCGCTCCCTTGCCACCATCCCCGAAGGTGTCTTCGGCGACAAGGTACGCCTGGGCTATCAGCTATTCGTTAATACCCAACAGCTTAGGGGCCAATATGTGGGCAACGAGCTGAACTGCGTCAACTGCCACATGGATGCAGGGCGCAGGGCCAATGCCTCTCCCTTGTGGGCCGCCTATCTGGCCTATCCTGCCTATCGCAAGAAGAACGATAAAGTTAATAGCTATCAGGAGCGGATTCAGGGCTGTTTCACCTATTCGATGAATGGCAAGGCGCCCGAGTCGGGCAGCGAACCCCTGGTGGCGCTGTCGGCCTACTCTTACTGGTTAGCCATGGGGGGCCTGATGGATAAGTATGGCGTGACAGGCGCCGTGCCCGAGCTGAGCGATGCCGAGCTGCTCAAAGGCGGCAAGCGGGAGGATTTTGTCTTGCCCGAGGCGATCGCCAAGGCCACGACACTCGATGAGCGTGCCAAGTTGCCGGGCAGAGGCTTCCCCGCCATCCCTAAGCCCGAACAGGCTTATTCACCTGCGCGCGGCGAGCAGGTCTATCGGGCTCATTGCCAGTCCTGCCACGGTGAAAACGGTGAAGGGTTAGCCATGGGCGGTGTCTATAGCCTGCCGCCGTTGTGGGGGCCGAACAGCTTTAACTGGGGAGCTGGCATGCACAGGGTCAACACGGCGGCCAATTTCATCTATGAGAATATGCCTCTGGGTAAGAGTGTACAGCTTTCTCATCAGGAGGCCTGGGACGTGGCGGCCTTTGTGGTCTCCCATGAGCGACCACAGGACCCGCGACTGGAAGGCGATAAGGTGATGGAGCTGAGCAAGCGCTATCACCAGCATCAAGGCTATTACGGCAAGAGTGTGGGTGAGGGGGCCGTGCTCGGCACTCAATCCTATCCTATCAATCCGGTTAAGCAGTAA
- a CDS encoding cysteine-rich CWC family protein, with amino-acid sequence MRTNASQCPLCHQPNQCAVVAGRESDTCWCHHQTFAPKAQLPQAIAPDVCICQACAEALRLEAELGVKRVD; translated from the coding sequence ATGCGCACCAATGCCAGTCAGTGCCCCCTGTGTCACCAGCCCAATCAATGCGCCGTAGTGGCGGGGCGTGAGAGTGATACCTGTTGGTGTCATCATCAGACGTTTGCGCCCAAGGCGCAGTTGCCTCAAGCCATAGCCCCAGATGTTTGTATCTGCCAGGCCTGCGCCGAGGCGCTTAGGCTGGAGGCTGAGTTGGGGGTTAAGCGAGTCGATTAA
- a CDS encoding tetratricopeptide repeat protein — protein sequence MKRIIKTLSIGLTFWAITSTSYASGLPECDSAECKEYFKAYTILTKRGHSDAMATLGELYYAGYGTKKNPEKALKWFRRAAKFGNTTAQYKAAVMYLQETDYQDVDKAISLLERSMKVNFSPSALVLGKVYLNDTLVKQDLTEADKWLSRAYELNNASAKVFAANLKKSELAKTLPLPKLYAMVDADKDAKPGSNAPVGEMETITVTAPDYNRYFDDEIARLNNSRPDTESGTGSNIAGRTCAEMWGCSTEGDSERVRDVLLSDWGRETIPFRIEGPNYYPSSR from the coding sequence ATGAAAAGGATAATCAAAACACTCTCAATCGGCTTGACCTTTTGGGCTATTACGTCAACGAGTTACGCTTCGGGATTGCCTGAGTGTGACTCGGCAGAATGTAAGGAATATTTTAAGGCCTATACCATCTTGACCAAGCGAGGTCACTCTGACGCCATGGCAACCCTGGGAGAACTCTACTATGCAGGTTACGGCACCAAGAAAAACCCAGAGAAGGCGCTGAAGTGGTTTAGACGCGCCGCCAAGTTTGGCAATACGACGGCACAGTACAAGGCAGCAGTCATGTACCTGCAAGAGACCGACTATCAAGATGTCGATAAGGCGATCTCGCTCTTGGAGCGCAGTATGAAGGTCAACTTCTCTCCAAGTGCCTTAGTGTTAGGTAAGGTTTACCTCAACGATACTCTGGTCAAGCAAGACCTTACCGAAGCCGACAAGTGGCTATCTCGCGCCTATGAGTTGAATAATGCCTCGGCTAAAGTCTTTGCCGCTAACCTGAAAAAATCAGAACTGGCCAAGACTCTGCCGCTACCTAAGCTATATGCCATGGTCGACGCAGACAAGGACGCCAAACCAGGCAGCAATGCCCCTGTGGGTGAAATGGAAACCATCACAGTAACGGCACCCGACTATAACCGCTATTTCGACGACGAAATTGCCCGCCTCAATAACAGCCGCCCAGATACAGAGTCGGGTACCGGCTCCAACATCGCCGGACGCACCTGTGCCGAGATGTGGGGATGTAGCACAGAGGGTGACAGTGAGCGTGTTAGAGATGTATTGCTGTCTGACTGGGGAAGAGAGACCATTCCATTTAGAATCGAAGGCCCTAACTACTACCCAAGCTCCCGTTAG
- a CDS encoding tetratricopeptide repeat protein, translating into MMKKRLKALSIGLSLLAVTSQGFAAGLPECDTAECQEYFKAYTILTKRGHSDAMATLGELYYAGYGTEKDMEQAFKWFRRAAKFGNTTAQYKAGIMYLQDSKGRDIDKGITLLKRSSKVGFSPSAFVLGKIYLGNELVKQDLAEADHWLAKAYELNNQEAQKFAKQLKASEQGQTLALPTLYALLDTQASSKPGSNAPVGEMETITVTAPDYTQFFNDEIARLNNSRPDTEKGTGSNIAGRTCAELWACSTEGDSERIRDFLLSDWGRIALSFR; encoded by the coding sequence ATGATGAAGAAGAGACTCAAAGCACTCTCAATTGGACTAAGCCTGTTGGCGGTTACCTCCCAAGGCTTTGCTGCCGGGCTTCCCGAATGCGACACGGCTGAATGCCAGGAGTATTTCAAGGCCTATACCATCTTGACCAAACGAGGGCATTCGGACGCCATGGCGACCCTGGGCGAACTCTACTATGCCGGCTATGGCACAGAGAAAGATATGGAGCAAGCTTTCAAGTGGTTTAGACGTGCCGCCAAGTTTGGCAATACCACGGCCCAGTACAAGGCCGGGATCATGTATCTTCAAGATTCAAAAGGAAGAGATATCGACAAAGGCATCACACTGCTCAAACGCAGCAGTAAAGTCGGTTTCTCTCCCAGCGCCTTCGTATTAGGTAAAATTTATCTTGGCAACGAACTCGTTAAACAAGACCTTGCCGAAGCCGATCACTGGCTAGCCAAGGCCTATGAGCTCAACAACCAAGAGGCGCAAAAATTTGCCAAGCAACTTAAAGCGTCCGAACAAGGCCAAACACTCGCCCTGCCAACGCTTTATGCCCTGCTAGATACGCAAGCCAGCAGTAAACCCGGCAGTAATGCACCTGTCGGTGAGATGGAAACCATCACAGTCACTGCGCCTGACTATACCCAGTTTTTCAACGACGAAATCGCCCGCCTCAACAACAGTCGCCCAGATACGGAAAAAGGCACAGGATCCAATATCGCAGGCAGAACCTGTGCCGAATTGTGGGCATGTAGTACGGAGGGAGACAGTGAGCGTATTCGCGACTTCCTGCTGTCTGACTGGGGAAGGATAGCTCTTAGTTTTCGATAA
- a CDS encoding tetratricopeptide repeat protein — protein sequence MQRIVNKLLLVAALVAIAPLCNATQLAPCKTAECEAYFDAYTILTKRGHSSAMATLGELYYSGYGTEKDLDKAFKWFRRAAKFGHTTAQYKAGIMYLQTSAYQDIDKGIALLKRSAKATFSPSALALGKIYLQDTLIPRDLAATDRWLTFAYKLNNLEAMKFAKTLRESPDTAKLPLPKLFALVDAEKPVAADSKSSLEEMEIILVEAPDYAAYFDEEIAQLNQSRPDTAKGTGSSIAGRTCSDIWACSSEGDSERIRDLQLSDWGNIALALNVR from the coding sequence ATGCAGCGAATCGTGAATAAGCTTTTGTTAGTAGCAGCTTTGGTCGCGATAGCCCCTCTTTGCAATGCAACTCAGTTAGCCCCTTGTAAAACGGCAGAATGCGAGGCCTATTTTGACGCCTATACTATCTTGACCAAACGGGGTCATTCGAGCGCAATGGCGACGCTTGGTGAGCTCTACTACTCGGGCTATGGCACGGAAAAAGATCTCGATAAGGCCTTTAAGTGGTTTAGACGCGCCGCCAAGTTTGGCCACACCACGGCGCAATATAAAGCCGGGATCATGTACTTGCAAACCTCTGCATACCAAGATATCGACAAAGGGATCGCTTTGCTAAAACGTAGCGCCAAGGCGACGTTTTCACCAAGCGCGCTAGCCCTAGGCAAGATCTACCTGCAAGACACACTGATCCCAAGGGATTTAGCCGCAACGGACAGGTGGCTGACGTTCGCTTATAAGCTCAACAACTTAGAGGCAATGAAATTTGCCAAAACCCTTAGAGAATCGCCCGATACTGCCAAGCTCCCGCTGCCTAAACTGTTTGCACTTGTCGATGCCGAAAAGCCCGTCGCGGCCGACAGTAAATCATCATTGGAAGAGATGGAGATAATACTGGTTGAGGCCCCTGACTATGCCGCCTATTTCGATGAGGAGATAGCACAGCTTAATCAGAGTCGTCCCGACACGGCAAAGGGAACCGGGTCCAGCATCGCTGGACGAACCTGCTCAGATATCTGGGCATGCAGCAGTGAGGGCGACAGCGAACGCATTAGAGATCTACAGTTATCGGATTGGGGCAATATCGCATTGGCCTTAAATGTTAGGTAA